The following are from one region of the Nocardia terpenica genome:
- a CDS encoding MFS transporter, whose protein sequence is MTDVEFDPARQGRRRWFALAVLALGLAMVVLDGTVVGVSLPVIIADLGLDFTQAQWVNSVYSVVFAALLITAGRLGDRLGRRRIFALGVVVFVAGSLLAAAAQDPGALIWGRIVQGVGGACVLPGTLSTVNATFRDRDRVIAFAVWGSVMSGAAAVGPLLGGWLTTDYTWPWIFLVNLPIGLVVLAGIAAVVPETRMDGHAPGLDVDGFLLSAAGFGLVVFALIEGQTYGWWRPLRDFHLLGVTWSRRASSSPIPVLLVVGLALLALFVLWERHRALVKRSALLDLSLFRRPGFRWGNAAAFVVALGEFGLLFALPLFLVNVLGLSPLRSGFVLAAMALGAFVAGGATEGLARALGPVRIVRVGLAIEAVAVAVTALVVTAHISPWLLGGLLACYGVGLGLASAQLTGTVLAGVPVAASGQGSATQSTLRQVGSALGAAVLGGILSISLGHLLPRRLSALPGIPPHAVDAATTATRDSAGGAITTLRAHHITGPVVDTLSRAFTDATRLTMLGAAVFLALGLLASLRIPSSAENVSRLP, encoded by the coding sequence ATGACGGACGTGGAGTTCGACCCGGCCCGGCAGGGGCGCAGGCGCTGGTTCGCCCTCGCGGTGCTCGCCCTCGGCCTGGCGATGGTGGTGCTGGACGGCACCGTCGTCGGGGTCTCGCTGCCGGTGATCATTGCCGACCTGGGGCTCGATTTCACCCAGGCGCAGTGGGTCAACAGCGTCTACTCGGTCGTGTTCGCCGCGCTGCTGATCACCGCCGGGCGGCTCGGCGACCGGCTGGGGCGGCGGCGGATCTTCGCGCTCGGGGTGGTGGTGTTCGTGGCGGGCAGCCTGCTCGCCGCCGCCGCGCAGGATCCCGGCGCGCTGATCTGGGGCCGCATCGTGCAGGGCGTCGGCGGCGCGTGCGTGCTGCCGGGCACGCTGTCCACGGTGAACGCCACCTTCCGCGACCGCGATCGGGTGATCGCCTTCGCGGTGTGGGGTTCGGTGATGTCGGGGGCGGCGGCCGTCGGCCCGCTGCTCGGCGGCTGGCTCACCACCGACTACACCTGGCCGTGGATCTTCCTGGTGAACCTGCCGATCGGGCTGGTGGTGCTGGCCGGTATCGCGGCCGTGGTGCCGGAGACCCGGATGGACGGCCACGCCCCGGGGCTCGATGTGGACGGATTCCTGCTCAGCGCGGCGGGTTTCGGGCTGGTGGTGTTCGCGCTGATCGAGGGGCAGACCTACGGCTGGTGGCGGCCGCTGCGGGACTTCCACCTGCTCGGGGTGACCTGGTCGCGGCGGGCGTCGAGTTCGCCGATTCCGGTGCTGCTGGTGGTCGGGCTCGCGCTGCTGGCGTTGTTCGTGCTGTGGGAGCGGCATCGGGCGCTGGTGAAACGATCTGCGCTGCTGGATCTTTCGCTGTTCCGGCGGCCGGGGTTCCGGTGGGGCAACGCGGCCGCGTTCGTCGTCGCGCTGGGCGAGTTCGGACTGTTGTTCGCGCTGCCGCTGTTTCTGGTGAATGTGCTCGGATTGTCGCCGCTGCGAAGCGGTTTCGTGCTCGCGGCGATGGCGCTGGGCGCGTTCGTGGCGGGCGGGGCGACCGAGGGGCTGGCCCGTGCGCTCGGGCCGGTGCGCATCGTGCGGGTCGGCCTGGCGATCGAGGCGGTGGCGGTCGCGGTGACCGCGCTCGTCGTGACCGCCCACATCTCGCCGTGGCTGCTGGGCGGTCTGCTCGCCTGCTACGGCGTCGGCCTGGGCCTGGCCTCGGCGCAGCTGACCGGCACCGTGCTGGCCGGGGTGCCCGTCGCCGCGTCGGGGCAGGGCTCGGCCACGCAATCCACCCTCCGACAGGTCGGTTCGGCGCTCGGCGCGGCCGTATTGGGCGGCATCCTCTCGATCTCCCTCGGCCACCTCCTGCCGCGCCGCCTATCCGCGCTGCCCGGCATCCCCCCGCACGCCGTCGACGCGGCCACCACCGCCACCCGCGATTCCGCCGGTGGCGCGATCACCACCCTGCGCGCCCACCACATCACCGGCCCGGTGGTCGACACGCTGTCTCGCGCCTTCACCGACGCCACCCGCCTCACCATGCTCGGCGCGGCCGTCTTCCTGGCCCTCGGATTACTCGCGTCCCTGCGGATCCCGTCATCCGCCGAGAACGTTTCCCGGCTTCCGTGA
- a CDS encoding thymidylate synthase, which translates to MVIDTQYEDLLRRVLKDGTPKSDRTGTGTRSLFGYQLRYDLAAGFPLVTTKKVHLKSIVYELLWFLRGDSNVQWLHEHGVTIWDEWADHNGELGPVYGVQWRSWPTPDGTHIDQIAQVLHTLRNNPDSRRMLVSAWNVADLDRMALAPCHALFQFYVADGKLSCQLYQRSADLFLGVPFNIASYALLTHMVAQQTELAPGEFIWTGGDCHIYDNHVQQVREQLTREPYPFPQLRLHPAPTLFDYSYEHVEIVGYQHHPAIKAPVAV; encoded by the coding sequence ATGGTGATCGATACCCAGTACGAGGACCTGCTGCGGCGCGTGCTGAAGGATGGGACGCCGAAATCGGATCGGACCGGGACCGGGACGCGGAGTCTGTTCGGGTATCAGTTGCGGTACGACCTGGCGGCGGGGTTTCCGTTGGTCACCACGAAGAAGGTGCATCTGAAGTCGATCGTGTACGAGTTGCTGTGGTTCCTGCGGGGGGACTCGAACGTGCAGTGGCTGCACGAGCACGGGGTCACCATCTGGGACGAATGGGCCGACCACAACGGGGAACTCGGGCCGGTGTACGGCGTGCAGTGGCGGTCGTGGCCGACGCCGGACGGCACCCACATCGACCAGATCGCGCAGGTGCTGCACACGCTGCGCAACAATCCGGACTCGCGGCGCATGCTGGTGTCCGCCTGGAACGTGGCCGATCTGGACCGGATGGCGCTCGCGCCGTGCCACGCGCTGTTCCAGTTCTATGTGGCCGACGGGAAGCTGTCGTGCCAGCTGTACCAGCGCAGCGCGGACCTGTTTCTCGGGGTGCCGTTCAATATCGCCAGCTACGCGCTGCTCACCCACATGGTCGCGCAGCAGACCGAACTGGCTCCGGGCGAATTCATCTGGACCGGCGGCGACTGCCACATCTACGACAATCACGTGCAGCAGGTGCGCGAGCAGCTGACCCGCGAGCCGTATCCGTTCCCGCAATTGCGCCTGCATCCCGCGCCGACGCTGTTCGACTACTCCTACGAGCATGTCGAGATCGTGGGCTATCAGCATCATCCGGCCATCAAGGCCCCGGTCGCGGTGTAG
- a CDS encoding dihydrofolate reductase — protein MRVGLIWAQTPAGVIGADNAIPWRVPEDMAHFKSVTVGHPVVMGRRTWDSLPPRFRPLAERRNIVVTRQPDWAADGAERAGSLDEALALAAADLVWVMGGGEIYRAAMDHATELMVTEVDAEVPGDAWAPEIGPRWRIDSETPWQLSSSGLRYRWLRYLR, from the coding sequence ATGCGGGTCGGACTGATCTGGGCGCAGACCCCGGCGGGAGTCATCGGCGCCGACAACGCGATTCCGTGGCGGGTGCCCGAGGACATGGCGCACTTCAAGAGCGTCACCGTGGGGCATCCGGTGGTGATGGGCAGGCGCACCTGGGATTCCCTGCCGCCGCGATTCCGCCCGCTGGCCGAGCGGCGCAATATCGTCGTCACCCGGCAACCGGACTGGGCCGCCGACGGCGCCGAACGCGCCGGATCGCTCGACGAGGCGCTCGCGCTCGCGGCCGCCGACCTGGTGTGGGTGATGGGCGGCGGCGAAATCTACCGGGCCGCAATGGATCACGCGACCGAACTGATGGTCACCGAGGTGGACGCCGAGGTGCCGGGCGATGCCTGGGCGCCGGAGATCGGGCCGCGGTGGCGCATCGACTCCGAGACCCCGTGGCAGCTGTCGTCGAGCGGGCTGCGCTACCGCTGGCTGCGCTACCTGCGCTGA
- a CDS encoding family 1 encapsulin nanocompartment shell protein, with the protein MNNLHRELAPITSEAWSAIEEEATRTFKRHIAGRRVVDVSGPHGTDYSAVGLGRTTPIAAPDAGVLARQRQVAPLVELRVPFTLSREELDNVERGAQDTDLDPVKDAARKIAYAEDRAIFEGYPAAQITGIRAAASNRPIAQPGDPRLAPEAVAQALSELRLAGVDGPYSVLLSADLYTQVSETSDHGHPIRTHIERLIPEGQIIWAPAIDGAFVLTTRGGDFDLQLGQDLSIGYLSHDADTVQLYFQESLTFLVYTAEAAVAMGA; encoded by the coding sequence ATGAACAACCTGCACCGCGAACTCGCGCCGATCACCTCCGAGGCATGGTCGGCGATCGAGGAGGAGGCGACCCGGACGTTCAAGCGGCACATCGCCGGTCGCCGCGTGGTCGACGTGTCCGGTCCGCACGGCACCGACTATTCGGCGGTCGGCCTGGGCCGCACCACCCCCATCGCCGCGCCCGACGCGGGCGTGCTGGCCCGGCAGCGGCAGGTGGCGCCGCTGGTCGAGCTGCGGGTGCCGTTCACGCTCTCGCGCGAGGAGCTGGACAATGTCGAGCGCGGCGCGCAGGACACCGATCTGGACCCGGTGAAGGACGCCGCCCGCAAGATCGCCTACGCCGAGGACCGGGCCATCTTCGAGGGCTATCCGGCCGCGCAGATCACCGGCATCCGGGCCGCCGCGTCCAATCGGCCCATCGCCCAGCCCGGCGATCCGCGGCTCGCGCCGGAGGCCGTCGCGCAGGCGCTGAGCGAGCTGCGGCTGGCCGGTGTGGACGGGCCGTATTCGGTACTGCTCAGCGCCGACCTGTACACCCAGGTCAGCGAGACCTCCGACCACGGGCACCCGATCCGCACCCACATCGAGCGGCTGATTCCGGAGGGCCAGATCATCTGGGCGCCCGCGATCGACGGCGCGTTCGTCCTGACCACGCGCGGCGGCGATTTCGATCTGCAACTGGGCCAGGACCTGTCCATCGGCTATCTGTCCCACGACGCGGACACGGTGCAGCTGTACTTCCAGGAGAGCCTGACCTTCCTGGTGTACACCGCCGAGGCCGCGGTCGCGATGGGTGCCTGA
- a CDS encoding epoxide hydrolase family protein yields the protein MTPFRIEIPRQQLDDLRDRLARVRWPAPLPGDDWDTGVPTAWLRGLVDYWRDGYDRRAAERELNSPVTDSGWTTERIARAWDELMRRLGYDRYGVQGGDIGAAVSPQVGRVAPDRVLGMHVNGGPGPLAPVPIPEPELAELTDAERDQVRRIDAFMREEFGYIAIQSTRPRTLAYGLADSPVGQLAWITDKFREWTHPRNALPDTIIDRDRLLTNVLLYWLTGTAGSAAYVGYAQGGAWGPLPNSGVPTGAIVFAHDVGIRRYAETANTITHWVDVDRGGHFAALAEPELLVCDIREFFRTLR from the coding sequence ATCACTCCCTTCCGCATCGAGATCCCGCGGCAGCAGCTCGACGACCTGCGCGACCGCCTCGCCCGGGTGCGGTGGCCCGCGCCGCTGCCGGGCGACGATTGGGACACCGGGGTGCCGACCGCATGGCTGCGCGGCCTCGTCGACTACTGGCGCGACGGCTACGACCGGCGGGCGGCCGAGCGGGAACTGAACTCTCCGGTAACGGATTCCGGCTGGACCACCGAGCGCATCGCCCGCGCCTGGGACGAGCTGATGCGGCGGCTCGGCTACGACCGCTACGGTGTGCAGGGCGGTGATATCGGCGCGGCGGTGAGCCCCCAGGTCGGCCGCGTCGCACCGGATCGGGTGCTGGGCATGCACGTCAACGGCGGGCCGGGACCGCTTGCGCCCGTGCCGATTCCGGAGCCCGAACTGGCCGAGCTGACCGACGCCGAGCGCGATCAGGTGCGGCGGATCGACGCGTTCATGCGAGAGGAGTTCGGCTACATCGCCATTCAGTCCACCCGCCCGCGGACCCTCGCCTACGGCCTCGCCGACTCGCCGGTCGGTCAGCTGGCATGGATCACCGACAAGTTCCGGGAGTGGACCCATCCGCGGAACGCGCTGCCCGACACCATCATCGACCGCGACCGGCTGCTGACCAATGTCCTGCTGTACTGGCTCACCGGCACCGCCGGGTCGGCCGCGTACGTCGGCTACGCCCAGGGCGGGGCGTGGGGCCCGCTGCCGAATTCCGGAGTGCCCACGGGGGCCATCGTTTTCGCGCACGATGTCGGCATCCGCCGGTACGCGGAGACGGCCAACACGATTACGCACTGGGTGGATGTCGATCGGGGTGGTCACTTCGCGGCGCTGGCGGAACCGGAGTTGCTGGTCTGCGACATTCGGGAGTTCTTCCGCACTCTCCGCTGA
- the cobF gene encoding precorrin-6A synthase (deacetylating) gives MRKLFVIGIGAGDPEQVTVQAVRALRGVDVFFVIGKGEAKRELVDVRGAILAAHVDHPYRVVEVADPPREREVSGADYRGVVEDWHERRAGLLAEAFDRVDGVGAILVWGDPSLYDSTLRMVERVRAGGRSFELEVIPGITSAQALAARHRIVLHDIGEPVHITTGRRLREEGLGSGCSTLVMLDGECSFTTVSDPDVHIWWAAYLGLADETLIEGPLHEVRDRIVRQRTELRERKGWIMDIYLMRHI, from the coding sequence GTGCGGAAGCTCTTCGTGATCGGAATCGGGGCCGGGGATCCCGAGCAGGTGACCGTGCAGGCGGTCAGGGCGCTGCGGGGGGTGGATGTGTTCTTCGTGATCGGGAAGGGGGAGGCGAAGCGGGAGCTGGTGGATGTGCGGGGGGCCATTCTCGCGGCGCATGTGGATCATCCGTACCGGGTGGTGGAGGTTGCCGATCCGCCTCGGGAGCGGGAGGTGTCCGGTGCGGATTATCGGGGGGTGGTGGAGGACTGGCATGAGCGGCGGGCCGGGTTGCTGGCCGAGGCGTTCGATCGGGTCGACGGGGTGGGGGCGATTCTGGTGTGGGGGGATCCGTCGCTGTACGACAGCACATTGCGCATGGTGGAGCGGGTTCGTGCGGGTGGGCGGTCCTTCGAGCTCGAGGTGATTCCCGGGATCACCAGCGCCCAGGCCCTTGCCGCGCGGCATCGTATCGTGCTGCACGACATCGGGGAACCCGTGCACATCACCACCGGCCGCCGCCTGCGGGAGGAGGGCCTGGGGTCCGGCTGTTCGACGCTGGTCATGCTGGACGGCGAATGTTCCTTCACCACCGTCTCCGATCCGGATGTGCACATCTGGTGGGCGGCCTATCTCGGGCTTGCGGACGAAACCCTCATCGAGGGGCCGCTGCACGAGGTGCGAGATCGGATCGTCCGGCAGCGCACCGAACTTCGGGAGCGGAAGGGCTGGATCATGGACATTTATTTGATGCGTCATATCTGA
- a CDS encoding ABC transporter ATP-binding protein, whose product MEADAVALRLGGLYKRFGGPWVVDGVGLEVPAGSFFGLVGPNGAGKTTTLSMAVGLLRPDAGQAHIFGVDVWSDPVRAKAIVGVLPDGLALPERLTGRELLTYTGLLRGMAPATVAERTQELLSVLELTGAENTLVVDYSAGMRKKIGLATALLHGPRLLVLDEPFEAVDPVSASTIRTILQRFVSGGGSVVLSSHVMALVENLCDNLAVIDRGRVVAAGTVGAVRGEGTLEEAFVRLVGGRVGGDEGLSWLAS is encoded by the coding sequence ATGGAAGCGGATGCGGTGGCATTGCGGCTGGGCGGGTTGTACAAGAGGTTCGGTGGGCCGTGGGTGGTCGACGGGGTGGGCCTGGAGGTGCCCGCGGGGTCGTTCTTCGGGCTCGTCGGGCCCAATGGGGCCGGTAAGACCACCACGCTGTCGATGGCCGTGGGGCTGTTGCGGCCGGATGCGGGGCAGGCGCACATCTTCGGGGTCGACGTGTGGTCGGATCCGGTGCGCGCCAAGGCCATCGTGGGTGTGCTGCCGGACGGGCTGGCGCTGCCCGAGCGGCTGACCGGGCGCGAACTGCTCACCTACACCGGCCTGTTGCGCGGCATGGCGCCCGCCACCGTGGCCGAGCGGACCCAGGAGCTGCTCAGCGTCCTGGAGCTCACCGGCGCCGAGAACACCCTGGTGGTGGACTACTCGGCGGGCATGCGCAAGAAGATCGGCCTGGCCACGGCGCTGCTGCACGGGCCCCGGCTGCTGGTGCTCGACGAACCGTTCGAGGCCGTGGATCCGGTGTCCGCGAGCACGATTCGCACCATCCTGCAGCGCTTCGTGAGCGGCGGCGGCTCGGTGGTGCTGTCCAGTCACGTGATGGCCCTGGTCGAGAACCTGTGCGACAACCTCGCCGTCATCGACCGCGGGCGGGTCGTGGCCGCGGGCACGGTCGGCGCGGTGCGCGGCGAGGGCACCCTCGAGGAGGCGTTCGTGCGGCTGGTCGGCGGCCGCGTCGGCGGAGACGAGGGGCTGTCGTGGTTGGCGTCCTGA
- a CDS encoding TetR/AcrR family transcriptional regulator produces the protein MTHPGPGRPRQILDAAAELFTTRGYASTSTRGIADAVGIRQASLYHHFASKDDLLDALLDETVTGALELAVRLAEVPDPAAVRLYALARFDVHQLCSARWNLGSLYFLPEVRSERFAGFRRRRDELRGHYEHLAALVIAAGPRTEARILPFRLVESVINLRSDEGIAPAYACRLIPDAILPMIGWVGDVDEVRASADALLDRLTPSRPPVH, from the coding sequence GTGACGCATCCAGGGCCCGGTCGGCCGCGTCAGATCCTCGACGCCGCCGCGGAGCTGTTCACCACCCGCGGCTATGCCAGCACCTCCACCCGCGGTATCGCCGACGCGGTCGGCATCCGGCAGGCGTCGCTGTATCACCATTTCGCGTCCAAGGACGATTTGCTCGACGCCCTGCTCGACGAAACCGTCACCGGGGCACTGGAATTGGCGGTACGGCTGGCCGAGGTCCCCGACCCGGCCGCCGTCCGCCTGTACGCGCTGGCCCGCTTCGATGTGCACCAATTGTGCTCGGCCCGTTGGAATCTCGGCTCACTCTACTTCCTCCCGGAGGTCCGCTCCGAGCGCTTCGCCGGGTTTCGCCGTCGCCGCGACGAGCTCCGCGGCCACTACGAGCACCTGGCCGCCCTGGTGATCGCCGCCGGGCCCCGCACCGAGGCCCGCATCCTCCCGTTCCGCCTGGTCGAGAGCGTGATCAATCTGCGCTCGGACGAGGGCATCGCCCCGGCGTACGCGTGCCGCCTCATTCCGGACGCCATTCTGCCCATGATCGGCTGGGTGGGGGACGTGGACGAGGTCCGCGCCTCGGCCGACGCGCTGCTGGACCGCCTGACGCCGTCCCGGCCACCCGTACACTGA
- a CDS encoding Dyp-type peroxidase: protein MGESQPILDPLSRAAMFLVVTIDDGGEPVARDLLADLPGLRRSVGFRVPGADLHCIVGIGSAAWDRLFAGPKPAELHDFPGYAGERHRAPATPGDLLFHLKADAQDACFELAMTIADRLRGAATIVDETVGFRYFEQRDLLGFVDGTENPEGRLAASAALVGAEDPEFAGGSYVVVQKYLHDLDAWNALPTREQERVIGRTKLDDFELSDADKPANSHVAVNTLVDPDGTERQILRANMPFGSVRDGEFGTYYVAYAATPSVTERMLTRMFLGSEEAAYDRILDFSTAVTGTLFFAPTVDFLDELPDPPGGDTAADDPDPPTGEGSLGIGTLKRSTP from the coding sequence ATGGGTGAGTCGCAGCCGATCCTCGATCCGCTCAGCCGGGCCGCGATGTTCCTCGTCGTCACCATCGACGACGGCGGCGAGCCCGTGGCCCGCGATCTGCTCGCCGACCTGCCCGGCCTGCGCCGCTCGGTGGGTTTCCGGGTGCCCGGCGCCGACCTGCACTGCATCGTGGGCATCGGTTCCGCCGCCTGGGACCGCCTGTTCGCCGGGCCGAAACCGGCTGAGCTGCACGATTTCCCGGGCTACGCGGGCGAGCGCCACCGAGCCCCCGCCACGCCGGGCGACCTGCTGTTCCACCTCAAGGCCGACGCCCAGGACGCCTGCTTCGAGCTGGCCATGACGATCGCCGACCGGCTGCGGGGCGCGGCCACCATCGTCGACGAGACGGTCGGCTTCCGCTATTTCGAGCAGCGCGATCTGCTCGGCTTCGTCGACGGCACCGAGAATCCGGAGGGTCGGCTCGCGGCAAGCGCGGCGCTGGTCGGCGCCGAGGATCCCGAATTCGCCGGTGGCAGTTACGTGGTCGTGCAGAAGTACCTGCACGACCTGGACGCCTGGAACGCGCTGCCGACGCGGGAGCAGGAGCGCGTCATCGGCCGCACCAAGCTCGACGACTTCGAGCTGTCCGACGCCGACAAGCCCGCGAACTCGCACGTCGCGGTGAACACCCTGGTCGATCCCGACGGCACCGAGCGGCAGATCCTGCGGGCCAACATGCCGTTCGGCAGCGTCCGCGACGGCGAATTCGGCACGTACTACGTCGCTTACGCGGCCACGCCGAGCGTCACCGAGCGGATGCTCACGCGCATGTTCCTCGGCAGCGAGGAGGCCGCCTACGACCGCATCCTCGACTTCTCCACGGCCGTCACCGGCACCCTGTTCTTCGCCCCGACCGTGGATTTTCTCGACGAACTCCCGGACCCGCCCGGCGGCGACACCGCGGCGGACGACCCGGACCCGCCCACGGGCGAGGGTTCCCTCGGTATCGGCACGTTGAAAAGGAGCACGCCATGA
- a CDS encoding cupin domain-containing protein: MDKKSLTAVARQQLRMAASASSGRSSQTIYGGHTHSLRQTVIALTAGQSLAEHENPGEATLQVLTGTLVLLAGAHEWKGSPGDLLVIPAARHSVKAIDDVAFLLTVAK, from the coding sequence ATGGACAAGAAATCGCTCACCGCGGTGGCCCGCCAACAACTCAGAATGGCGGCATCCGCCAGCAGCGGTCGCAGTTCGCAGACCATCTACGGCGGTCACACGCACAGCCTGCGGCAGACGGTGATCGCGCTGACCGCCGGTCAGAGCCTCGCCGAGCACGAGAATCCGGGCGAGGCCACGCTGCAGGTGCTCACCGGCACGCTGGTGCTGCTCGCCGGCGCACACGAATGGAAGGGCTCCCCGGGTGACCTGCTGGTGATCCCGGCCGCCCGGCACAGCGTGAAGGCCATCGACGACGTGGCGTTCCTGCTGACGGTCGCGAAGTAG